A single window of Falco peregrinus isolate bFalPer1 chromosome 11, bFalPer1.pri, whole genome shotgun sequence DNA harbors:
- the NAPB gene encoding beta-soluble NSF attachment protein, translated as MDSTGKEREAVQLMAEAEKRVKGSHSFLRGLFGGNTRVEEACEMYTRAANMFKIAKNWSAAGNAFCQAAKLHMQLQSKHDSATSFVDAGNAYKKADPQEAINCLNAAIDIYTDMGRFTIAAKHHITIAEIYEAELVDIEKAIAHYEQAADYYKGEESNSSANKCLLKVAAYAAQLEQYQKAIEIYEQVGTNTMDNPLLKYSAKEYFFKAALCHFIVDELNAKLALEKYEEMFPAFTDSRECKLLKKLLEAHEEQNCEAYTEAVKEFDSISRLDQWLTTMLLRIKKSIQGEGDGDLK; from the exons ATGGACAGCACGGGGAAGGAGCGGGAGGCCGTGCAGCTGATGGCGGAGGCCGAGAAGCGGGTGAAGGGCTCGCACTCCTTCCTGCGGGGGCTCTTCGG GGGCAACACCAGGGTGGAGGAAGCCTGCGAGATGTACACCAGGGCTGCCAACATGTTCAAGATTGCCAAAAACTGGAGTG ctgcaggaaaTGCGTTTTGTCAGGCGGCCAAGCTGCACATGCAGCTGCAGAGTAAACACGACTCGGCCACCAGCTTCGTGGACGCTGGGAACGCCTACAAAAAAGCAGATCCACAAG AGGCCATCAACTGCTTAAATGCAGCTATCGATATCTACACTGACATG GGGCGATTCACGATCGCTGCCAAGCACCACATCACCATTGCGGAGATCTATGAGGCCGAGCTGGTAGACATTGAAAAG GCGATCGCACACTACGAGCAGGCTGCGGACTATTACAAAGGAGAGGAGTCTAACAG CTCAGCCAACAAGTGTCTGCTGAAGGTGGCTGCCTATGCCGCGCAGCTGGAGCAGTACCAGAAGGCAATAGAAATCTACGAGCAG GTCGGAACAAACACGATGGATAATCCTTTGCTTAAGTATAGCGCGAAGGAGTATTTCTTCAAAGCCGCCCTGTGCCACTTCATCGTGGATGAGCTGAACGCGAAG CTCGCACTTGAGAAATACGAAGAAATGTTCCCAGCGTTCACAGATTCACGGGAATGCAAGCTATTGAAA AAACTGCTGGAAGCCCACGAGGAGCAGAACTGCGAGGCGTACACCGAGGCA GTTAAAGAATTTGATTCAATATCGCGGTTGGATCAGTGGCTTACAACCATGTTGCTTCGCATCAAGAAGTCAATCCAAGGAGAAGGGGACGGGGACCTGAAGTGA